The Nitrospirota bacterium sequence TTTTAATTCTACCTCCGGAACCTGAAGCTGTTTAAGTATTGAGTTATAAACACAATATTAACACTCTGTTGATAACTTACAGTCTATGATTTTTTTGAAACTTAGAACCCCGGGCAGTCTGGAAAATACCGTAAGGTTGTAAGGTGAAATATTATACCTAAGACCATATATATTAGCAAGGGTGTTTTTGCCGTTTTTTTGCCTGCCAAAATACGCTAAAATAAATAGCGAGCGCATTCCCCGTGGTCTTGCCGCGGGGTTAAGCGAGCGAATATGATAAAGAAAATCCTTACATTAGATTTCCTGTGGTCTTGCCACAGGGAAGATTAATTCAAAACTTGACATTTATTAACTACTATGGTAGTTAATAATACATGGATACACTGATTTTCAGGCTTACGCAATTAGGGATTTCTGAGTACGAGGCAAAGGCATACCGTGCCCTTTTGAAAGAAAGTCCCTCAAGCGCTTATGAAATAGCAAAAAATTCCGGTATACCCACCTCCAAGATCTATGAGGTTATTAAGAGGCTTGAGCTAAGACAGATGGCTCAGACTATCCACGGCGAAAAGACAAGGATGTTTATCCCCCAGCCCCTTGATGAATTTATAGCAGGCTTTAAATTATCCATGGAAGACAATCTTGATGCAGTTAAGAGGGAGCTGCAGGATTTGAAGGGAGGCATAGATACCAGTTATACCTGGCACATGGGTGATTACGAAGGGCTTATCGTTAAGGCAAAGAGGATGATTTCTACTGCGGAAAAGACAATCATCATATCCGTATGGCCTGCAGAGTTTGAAACGCTGTCTGCGTCCCTTATTGATGCAGAGGCGCGGGGATTAAAAGTAGCAGTGCTTCACTACGGGGCCACGCATATTAAAGTCGGCAGGATTTACAGGCATCCTGCGGAAGAGACTATTTATTCTCAAAGGGGAGGCAGCAGGGGTTTTACGCTT is a genomic window containing:
- a CDS encoding TrmB family transcriptional regulator; this encodes MDTLIFRLTQLGISEYEAKAYRALLKESPSSAYEIAKNSGIPTSKIYEVIKRLELRQMAQTIHGEKTRMFIPQPLDEFIAGFKLSMEDNLDAVKRELQDLKGGIDTSYTWHMGDYEGLIVKAKRMISTAEKTIIISVWPAEFETLSASLIDAEARGLKVAVLHYGATHIKVGRIYRHPAEETIYSQRGGSRGFTLIADSKEAITAKISSGWTGGTEAIWSMNEAFVITAEGYVRHDIYQMKIMSRFAPALKEKFGEKYERLLDIYRDE